The DNA segment GACATTCGCCACCCGTACGAGCCTCGTACGCAGCTGCTGGCGTTCGGGGAGCTGATAGGCAAGCCCAGTTCCAAGAAGGCGTACACCTATGCGATCAACGCCAAGCCGCCGCAGGATGGCGAAGGCGACGATCTGCTGCGCAGGCCGTCGCTGTGGTCCAGGCTGTTCGGCCTGTTCGGCAGGCATGGGCGCTGATTGTGCTCCGCTGCCGTAACGTTCGGTGAACACGACGATGCGGGAATCAGATGACGAGATACGGCTGGGGCGTGCAACCTGTATGGAGGTTGCACGCCCCAGCTGTAAGAATATGGAGTCGAGGAACTGATCAGCGCCCTGCGGAAGCCTTGATCAGCGCGTCGGTGAGATAGCGGCCTGCGGCCATCACCAGCGGTGCGTAGCGGCGGCCCGGGGTGGTGCCCATGCGGCCGATCGGACCGGAAATGGAGATGGCGGCGATCACCTGGCCGGAGGCGTTGCGAATCGGTGCCGAAATCGAAGCGACGCCCTCCTCACGTTCGTTGACGGATTCGGACCATCCGCGCTTGCGTACCTGGGCAAGCTTGGCGGCGTTGAACTTGGCATGGCGCAATCCCTGATGCAGGCGGTCGGAGTCCTCCCATGCCAGCAGAATTTGTGCGGCCGAACCGGCCTCCATCGAAAGCATGGCGCCTACCGGGATGGAATCACGCAATCCGGATGCGCGTTCGACTGCGGCGATGCAGACTCTCTGGTCTCCCTGACGGCGATAGATCTGTGCGGATTCGCCGGTGCGGTCAAGCAGTGTTTGCAGGATCGGGCCGGCGGCGGTAAGCAGCCGATCCTCGCCTGCGGCGGCGGCGAGTTCCGCGAACCGGGAACCGAGCACGAAACGGCCATGCTGGTCGCGCAATACGAAGCGATGGCGTTCAAGCGCAATGGCCAGGCGGTGCGCGGTAGGACGGGCGAGACCCGTGGCACTTACCAGTTGCCCCAGGGTGGACGGGCCCGATTCGAGGGCGTCGAGGATTTTTACGGTCTTGTCAAGCACCCCAACGCCGGAATGGATTTCATTGTCCTTCGGAGTGGAGGCAAGTGCCTGATTCGCGGGGGCGAATTCGCCGTTTTGCGGTGTGATATCGTTCTCAGCAGCAGTCA comes from the Bifidobacterium angulatum DSM 20098 = JCM 7096 genome and includes:
- a CDS encoding IclR family transcriptional regulator, producing MTAAENDITPQNGEFAPANQALASTPKDNEIHSGVGVLDKTVKILDALESGPSTLGQLVSATGLARPTAHRLAIALERHRFVLRDQHGRFVLGSRFAELAAAAGEDRLLTAAGPILQTLLDRTGESAQIYRRQGDQRVCIAAVERASGLRDSIPVGAMLSMEAGSAAQILLAWEDSDRLHQGLRHAKFNAAKLAQVRKRGWSESVNEREEGVASISAPIRNASGQVIAAISISGPIGRMGTTPGRRYAPLVMAAGRYLTDALIKASAGR